The following coding sequences lie in one Miscanthus floridulus cultivar M001 chromosome 9, ASM1932011v1, whole genome shotgun sequence genomic window:
- the LOC136481315 gene encoding uncharacterized protein At4g06744-like has protein sequence MACHVKYPLFLLWSCAATLLIAYSAEAEQSPGPGSGKNSLPYYPQPYDFPNEQLYQAYLVIQRFKKTITCDPRKITSTWAGHDICGKASYLGFSCSSPSVPSKNLTITSINFHGFGVCAPKLQGFIDQLPDLAIFQATSNRFGGDIPRLADNPADQTYQPLGRLCTYADIELLIKTKASILCNFGYGIQKEEVVSRPGWTNGKVLILNNNRLSGVLPADIGFSALSFLALANNKLTGQIPPSIGHLQDSLLELVLLNNQLSGCLPHELGMLHKAAVIDAGMNQLSGPIPASFSCLRSVEQLNLAGNRLYGEVPDALCKLAAGPPAGRLANLTLFGNYFTSVGPACAALIKDGLLDVDNNCILGLASQRRPADCAAFQRQPKACPAAASAQLTCPTTAAKDSASAPPPGERKGRDYSSYVTYATLHE, from the coding sequence ATGGCATGCCATGTCAAATATCCCTTGTTCTTGCTGTGGTCTTGCGCTGCCACCCTGCTAATTGCATACTCCGCTGAAGCAGAACAGTCTCCCGGTCCCGGCAGCGGGAAGAACTCTTTGCCATACTATCCACAGCCATACGACTTCCCAAACGAGCAGCTTTACCAAGCCTACCTGGTCATCCAGCGTTTCAAGAAGACCATCACATGCGACCCCCGGAAAATTACATCCACTTGGGCCGGCCATGACATTTGTGGCAAGGCAAGCTACCTCGGCTTCTCCTGCTCTTCTCCGTCCGTACCCAGCAAGAACCTCACTATCACATCCATCAACTTCCATGGTTTCGGCGTGTGCGCCCCGAAGCTACAAGGTTTCATCGACCAGCTCCCCGACCTTGCAATTTTCCAGGCAACCTCCAACAGATTTGGTGGTGATATCCCCCGTCTTGCCGATAACCCTGCTGATCAGACATATCAACCACTTGGCAGACTGTGTACTTACGCTGACATAGAGCTCCTTATCAAGACCAAGGCCAGCATACTTTGCAATTTCGGATATGGCATCCAGAAAGAAGAAGTAGTATCAAGACCTGGTTGGACGAACGGTAAGGTGCTCATCCTTAACAACAACCGCTTATCTGGAGTACTTCCTGCAGACATTGGCTTCTCCGCGCTGAGTTTTCTCGCCCTCGCCAACAACAAGCTCACGGGGCAAATCCCACCATCGATCGGCCACCTGCAAGACTCCCTCCTCGAGCTGGTCCTCCTTAACAACCAGCTCTCGGGATGCCTTCCCCACGAGCTCGGCATGCTCCACAAGGCAGCTGTGATCGACGCCGGCATGAACCAGCTCTCCGGCCCGATCCCGGCGTCCTTCTCGTGCCTCCGCAGTGTCGAGCAGCTCAACCTGGCCGGAAACCGCCTCTACGGAGAGGTGCCCGACGCGCTCTGCAAGCTCGCCGCCGGGCCGCCGGCTGGTCGCCTCGCCAACCTCACGCTGTTCGGCAACTACTTCACATCCGTCGGGCCGGCATGCGCGGCGCTGATCAAAGACGGCCTGCTGGACGTGGACAACAACTGCATTCTGGGCCTCGCCAGCCAGAGGCGTCCGGCTGATTGCGCGGCGTTCCAGAGGCAGCCAAAGGCGTgcccggcggcggcgagcgctCAGCTGACGTGCCCCACCACAGCTGCCAAGGATTCGGCTTCGGCGCCGCCGCCAGGGGAGAGGAAGGGCAGGGATTACTCCAGCTACGTGACGTACGCTACTCTGCATGAGTGA